GTATCTGCGGCTTGCCGAGCTGTATTTTGCAGAGCAGGTGAACTTTGATAGATAGCTTGCAAATCCTGTGCATCTTTAATCACTCGCTCATAGATAGCAACAGCCTGATTACCGTCAACTTCTAACGCTTGAGGAGTGTAATTTTGCAACACTTCAATCAGCGATATCTTGTTGTCGCTAGCAGATGCAACTAAAGCATCCCGCAACGCCAAACTACCTTGAACGCGAGCAAGAGGAGGATAAGCAACTTCTGCCATCTGTTTGAGCATAATTTCTCCAAAGTAAGTATTTAGAAGTCGCGTTACTAATTGCGAATCTAGACTTACTTCTCGCGTTAACATACTGCGGACTGATTCAGGGTCTTGTTTAGCAAGATTCAGAACGCTTTGCAACTGAGAAGAGGGTTTGCCAGTTTGGGCGAAGGACTGTAAATCGCTCATCGGTAAAGCGATATCAAGAGCACCGTACTTGACAGTAATCTGTTCAACAGCAAAGGCTTTTGAGCTGTTCAGCAGCGCTGCACCTGTTCCCAACAACAACGCCAAACTTAGGGATAAAGACTTTGATACTCCCTTTGCCAAAAGAGCGGAGTTCAGGCGAACACCCTCAAAATATCCAAGTTGAAACCGAAAGTTCATTCGTTTAAGCCTCTCTACACAGTCAAAGATAGTTTCTTGGAGCGATGATATCTCCCTACTTTATGTCTAGAAGATGTACTCTAATGTTCCTTAAATACCAGTTAAAAAAACTA
The Kamptonema formosum PCC 6407 genome window above contains:
- a CDS encoding alpha/beta hydrolase — its product is MNFRFQLGYFEGVRLNSALLAKGVSKSLSLSLALLLGTGAALLNSSKAFAVEQITVKYGALDIALPMSDLQSFAQTGKPSSQLQSVLNLAKQDPESVRSMLTREVSLDSQLVTRLLNTYFGEIMLKQMAEVAYPPLARVQGSLALRDALVASASDNKISLIEVLQNYTPQALEVDGNQAVAIYERVIKDAQDLQAIYQSSPALQNTARQAADTAKQVICEPRQSGSTK